TCCCTCAATACTTTTGACATCATCTACTTACCTCCTTGAATTGTTCATTTGTGAGGGATTATCCGATTTATCTTTGCCAAAATTAAAAAGTAAAACCAGATTAGTTTTTCAAAATGTGTGGCAACTATCGAAAATACTCTCAATCTGTATGAGCAACGTTTAAAATCAAGTTATTGAAATCAATAACTTGGTGATACCATGACGGCAAAAATACTAGCAAATGTTAGTGAAAAAGACGTGACTTCGGCAATAGTAGACACATTCTACACCATGCTCAAGGAATACACGGAATCTGACGTTATAGTTGTGGGTGCTGGGCCAAGTGGCTTAATGGCTGCAAAAGAGCTTGCAAAGGCAGGCAAAAAGGTCTTGGTTATAGAGAGAAACAACTATCTTGGTGGTGGTTTCTGGATAGGTGGTTTCCTAATGAACAAGATTACTGTTAGAGCCCCTGCCCAGGAAATACTCGACGAGCTTGGCGTCCCCTATGAGAAGTACAGAGAGGGTCTCTACGTTGCAGATGGCCCACATGCATGCTCCAAACTCATTGCGGCTGCCTGTGACGCTGGAGTGAAATTCCTTAACATGACAAGCTTCGATGATGTCGTTATAAGGGAGAAAAGGGTTGCAGGCGTTGTAGTTAACTGGACTCCGGTGTCAGCTTTACCAAGACAGATAACATGTGTCGACCCAATAGCTCTCGAATCAAAGATAGTCATAGATGCCACCGGACACGATGCTGTTGTTGCTAAGAAGCTTGAGGAAAAAGGACTAATAAAGACAAGAGGACATGGTTCAATGTGGGTAGAGGAGAGCGAAGATGCCGTGATAAACCACACGGGCGAAGTCTATCCTGGGCTTATAGTCACGGGAATGGCTGTCTCCACGGTCTTCGGTCTTCCAAGGATGGGACCAACCTTCGGAGGAATGCTACTTAGTGGAAAGAAAGCAGCTGAGGTTGCCCTAGAAAAGCTCAAGGAACTTGAGTGATAGCTATGAAGATTTACATTGAAGATCGCATCTGGGATTCCTTCCAATTTTTTGATGAGATAAGAAACCTTTTCAAGTTCCCAGTAGAGTTTGAGCCTTACATGTTTAAAGACCCACGCTTTTTAGCCTACATAAGAATCAGAAGACCAGATAAGAGGGAGTTCTATGAGCCTTTTCCAGTAGAGGTTGAGAACGAAAGAAAGGGTCTCATAAAGGGAGTCATCTACGATGGCATTGAGCTGCTCAAGCACTTCTGCCTCGATGTTAACGTCTCTAAACCGACAGTTCTCATTACAGACAGACTTATTGCAACGTTTGACGAGGATGGAAGGTATCACCTCAGAATGATCGTTATGGGGCCAGCAGCGATAATCTCACTCAAGGGTATACTCTACGCTCCAGCAAAGCCGCCTCAATATTATATAAAGCTCTCCCTTGGTTTTGAAGATGCCATTGACATCGATGTCAGCAAAGTTCTCAAGATGCTTCTCCTTCAGTTCTACGCTTATTTCAAGTATGAAGAAGTCTTCTGCGAAAATGATGAGTGCATGCTCCACAATTGCCACACGACGGAGGAGATAAAGAAAGTGAAGGGATTGTGCGAAAAACATAAGAAAATGCTTGAAGATGCTGTAAATTTAGGAGATCTATGACATGAACATAGAATTAGTACTTAAATGGCGTTGGAAAACGTCACACTCTTCACGAGATTGAAGAAAATCAAAGTGGAAAATTCAGAAGGCTACAGTTAGTGAGATTTGAGCCTTTATCATAAGCCGTGCAATGCCTTGCTCCTTTGTGACGAAAAGTCTTTCTTTCTAAAGGTCATAAGATTAATTGGGTTAAGATATATAACCGTCAGTTATCAAACATTTTAACCATGGCAAATAACACTATCAGAGCTTTCGAGGAACACGAGATTGAGAAAATAAAATAAAGAGCTGATAAACGCCTCATCTATTTCTATCCATGGAACAGCCTTCAAACCTTCAAGAACTTTGCATTTATAGCAACTATCACCGTGCTTAGACTCATTAATAAAGCACCCACCGCTGGGCTTAGCAATATCCCATAGCTGTAAAGTGCTCCAGCTGCTAAGGGAATTGCAAATGTATTATAACCAGTTGCCCACGCTAAATTTTGCACCATCTTTCTGTAGGTCGCCTTAGCAAGATGTATCGCCGTTATAACATCTCTTGGATCGTTCTTGACAAGAATTATATCGGCACTCTCTATTGCCACATCGGTTCCAGCTCCAATTGCTATTCCAACATCTGCTTGAATTAGGGCTGGAGCATCATTTATTCCATCCCCAACCATTGCGACAACAAAGCCAGATTCTTGAAGCTTTTTGATTTTCTCCGACTTCTGGTGAGGCAAGACCTCTGCGAAGTAGCCATCTAGACCGAGTTCTTCAGCAACCCACTTAGCTACCTTGGCATTGTCTCCAGTGAGCATGTAAGCTTTAATCTCCATCTCATGAAGCTTTCTTATTGCTTCCCTTGACTCTGGTCTTATCTTATCAGCTAAAGCCAAAGCACCGACAAGTTTTCCGTCAATAATTAAGAATACCACAGTTTTTCCCTGCTCTAGAACTTTGTTAACACGTTCATTCTCTTTCCAAAGTCCTTTCTCTTTTAAAAACCCCGGGCTTACAATGAGAACTTCTTTGTCATTGACAATGCCTTGAGCGCCTTTTCCTGGAATTGCTTTGAATTTCTTAACTTCATAAGGCTTAATCTTCTTTTCTTTTGCTTTTTCAACTATTCCCTGCGCTATTGGATGATTTGAATGACTCTCCAGTGTTGCTGCGTATTTTAAAATTTCTTCCTCGCTAATCTCATTCAGCGGTATTATATCTGTTACTTCAAACTTTCCTTCTGTTAATGTTCCCGTCTTGTCAAAGACAACCACCTGAACATCCTTTGCCCTCTCAAACGCTTCCCTATTCCTTATGAGTATTCCCTTTTTTGCTGATATCGATGTTGAAACTGAGACTACTAACGGGACAGCTAATCCCAAAGCATGGGGGCATGTAATCACCATGACGGTGACCATTCTTTCCAAGGCGAAGACGAAAGGCTTGCCAAAGTAAAGCCAGAGTCCTAAGGTTATACTCCCAGCGGTTATCGCTATAATTGTGAGCCAAAAGGCCGCCTTATTAGCTAAATCTTGAGTTCTTGATCTCGTCTCTTGAGCCTGCTTTACGAGCTCAACTACCTGCATCAAATAAGTCTCTTTTCCAGTTTTCTCGATCCTTACCTTGATTGAGCCCTCCAAGTTTATTGATCCACCAATAACAATGTCGCCAGGTTTCTTATAGACTGGCCTTGACTCACCAGTCAGCATTGCTTCGTTCACACTTGTCTCTCCTTCAATTATGATGCCATCTGCAGGTATCTTCTCACCAGGCTTAACAAGGACAATGTCTCCCTTCTTTAATTCGCTCACTGGAATATTTCTTATTCCCTTGGAGGTTATAAGATGTGCCTCTGTGGGCATTAGCTTTATAAGTTCTTCCAATGCTCTTGAGGCACCGAGGATGGAGCGCATCTCAATATAATGGCCAAGAAGCATAATGTCTATAAGTGTGGCAAGTTCCCAATAGAAGGTCTTTCCCTGTAGGCCAAAAGTCACTGCTACGCTGTATGAGAATGCAACAGTTATTGCCAACGCTATTAACGTCATCATTCCAGGTAATTTCTTTTGAAGTTCCTCTTTCATTCCCTTAAGGAAAGGTTTTCCGCCATAGAAGTAAACAATCGCCGAGAGCCCAAAGAGAATATAATGGTCACCAGGAAAACTAACATTAAATCGGAAGAAGTTTTGCACCAATGGAGATAGAATTAGAATTGGTATCGTAAGTATCGTTGATACTATGAAACGCCTTTTAAAATCCTCCATCATCATTTTATGGTGTTCTGCATGAGAGGGCTTTTCATGATGGTGCCCCTCGTGAGTTTTCATTTCGTGATCTTTATTTTTCATACCATTCACCACACTTATGATGTTTGCAGTTTGGTTTGATATTGTTTATTGTTTACAAAGTAAAAAATATAATGCAAAATATATCTCCACCCTTATTTCAGCACTATGGAAATTTAAAGAGGAAGGATATAATGTCACCCCTATTTTAATTTAAGCTCAGACCAAACTATAATCCTCAAAAGTACTCCAATAAGAACGATCAATTGTCCAGGGATGTTTGACTCCTTAGGGAGAATATTGCATTTTGGAGGTTCTTTATATTATTCATGTTCATTTTTAGCAAAGTGTCAAGTTCTTTATAATAAAACAGAAGTGGCAATTACTGAGATAGGAGTCACATCCTTACCCATTATATTCCCTGGATAGTAGATTAGGATTCCTTATTGAGCGGTAATGCATGGAGAGTTACGTTCCTTGGGAGTGGCTCTCTGAGCGGGACCCTATAGGTAACGTTCAACCTAAAGACGATGGTTTCATTCTCAATTATTCCATTGACTCCTGGGGTATTTTTCTGAGGATTGTGTATAAAGTTGCTTAAAATTTTCGAGTTTTCACACTTTCTCAACCCTGTTCTTACAAGTTCTGTGCATAACTGTTATGGCGATGTTCTTATACGGAACTATCGTCTGCTTGCGCTGCAAGATATAAAATGTTCCATTAATCTTAGCCACCACGGAGGGTTCTCTAAGTGAAGGATTACTGAATAATACCTCACTTCCATTGAAAAGATAATACCGATCATACTCCATCGGGCATGTTACGCCTAAGTGTTTCTTCTCCCGCAATTCTCTCGAATATCCATATCGGAGTTATGCACAACGATGAATGCGTATCCATCTCCTAGCAATATTGATGCAATTGTTTCATAAGGCTTACAAGTTTCAGGGGAGATTAGTGGAAAAGGGAGAATAAGATTAGGAGGACACTCCTAAGGGACGCGATCACTACTACCATGCATCATGAATCTCATTTCAGAATTCTCATTGCATTAAAGACTGCTATAAGGGCAACCCCAACGTCGGCAAAGACTGCTTCCCACATGGTTGCTTCTCCGAGGATTCCAAGACTTATGAAAGCTAACTTAACGCCAAGGGCAAGGGCTATATTCTGCCATACTATTCTCTGAGTTTTTCTGGCTATTCTAATAGCTTTAGGCAATTTTGACGGCTTGTCATCCATTATAACGACATCTGCTGCTTCGATAGCGGCATCACTTCCCAAGGCTCCCATTGCAACGCCAACATCTGATCTTGCCAAAACCGGGGCATCATTTATACCATCTCCCACAAAAACAACTTTTCCATTCTTTTCCAGTTTCTCGATAACCTTAACCTTATCCTCTGGAAGGAGTTCAGCATAGAACTCGTCAAGACCTATTTCTCTTGCTATCTCCTCAGCGACCTCTCTACTATCTCCAGTAACCATGACTACCTTTTTCACTCCAAGCTTTTTGAGCTCCTTAACGGCCAATGAGGCATCTCCCTTTATCTCATCAGATATTACGATGTATCCCGCATACTTCCCGTTAATCACGACGTGAGCTATGGTGCCTTTAACCTTGCAGGTGTCATGCTCGATGTTAAAGCGATGGAGTAGCCTATCGTTACCGACCATTACCTCAGTGCCATTAACCTTCGCTCTCACTCCATGACCAGCTATCTCCTCGTACTCTGTAATTTCTATTCCGTTTACCTCCTTTCCATACGCTTCTTTTATTGCTCTTGCTATTGGATGATTTGAGTGAGCCTCAGCCAATGCTGCAAACTTTATTAGATCTTCCCTGGTAAAACCATTTCTTGTTTCCACTTTAGTTACCTTGAAGACTCCCTTAGTTAACGTTCCAGTTTTGTCAAAGGCAACTATCGTAGCTTCTCTAAGTGCGTCCAAATAGTTGGAACCCTTAACAAGTATACCCTCTTTCGCAGCTTTACCTATGCCACCGAAGTATCCGAGTGGAATTGAGAGCACTAAAGCACAGGGACATGAAATTACCAAAACAACAAGGGCCCTATAGATCCAAGGTGCGAAGGGCTTTCCAAATGCAAATGGCGGTACTAATGCAATTAGTGTTGCTATTGCAACGACGGTCGGTGTATAGTAGTGGGCAAACTTCGTTATGAACTTCTCGGTCTTCGCCTTTCTTGCACTCGCCTTTTCAACGAGCTCAAGAATCCTTGTAATGGTGGACTCACTGAGCTCTTTTGTCACTCTAACCTTCAAGAGTCCATTCAAATTGACCATACCTGAGAGGATTTCATCTCCTTTCTTGACATATCTTGGAATGCTCTCCCCTGTAAGGGCCGATGTGTCAACATTTGATGTACCCTCAATTATTACACCATCAACGGGAACCCTTTCTCCAGGCTTTATGATTATTATATCCCCAACTTTGAGGTTCTCGGGTCTCACTTTTACTAGCTTGTCTCCAACAAGAAGATTTGCATATTCAGCCTTTAAGGCGAGGAGAGATTTAATT
The window above is part of the Pyrococcus sp. NA2 genome. Proteins encoded here:
- a CDS encoding sulfide-dependent adenosine diphosphate thiazole synthase → MTAKILANVSEKDVTSAIVDTFYTMLKEYTESDVIVVGAGPSGLMAAKELAKAGKKVLVIERNNYLGGGFWIGGFLMNKITVRAPAQEILDELGVPYEKYREGLYVADGPHACSKLIAAACDAGVKFLNMTSFDDVVIREKRVAGVVVNWTPVSALPRQITCVDPIALESKIVIDATGHDAVVAKKLEEKGLIKTRGHGSMWVEESEDAVINHTGEVYPGLIVTGMAVSTVFGLPRMGPTFGGMLLSGKKAAEVALEKLKELE
- a CDS encoding DUF6775 family putative metallopeptidase, whose protein sequence is MKIYIEDRIWDSFQFFDEIRNLFKFPVEFEPYMFKDPRFLAYIRIRRPDKREFYEPFPVEVENERKGLIKGVIYDGIELLKHFCLDVNVSKPTVLITDRLIATFDEDGRYHLRMIVMGPAAIISLKGILYAPAKPPQYYIKLSLGFEDAIDIDVSKVLKMLLLQFYAYFKYEEVFCENDECMLHNCHTTEEIKKVKGLCEKHKKMLEDAVNLGDL
- a CDS encoding heavy metal translocating P-type ATPase; the protein is MPKKLKLEGLDCASCAYEIEEALKREGFKFAIVNFATKEAIIEGDVERAKEIIKKIEPEVEIIEDEHHHHEEEEENPKKALYFIIPSLVLFAIGMILKYYYNINKPIVFGIFVVSYLLVGWKVVRNAVVNSIHRNFFDENFLITVATIGAFMIGEYPEGVAVMLFYVIGEFFQDLAVDRSRRSIKSLLALKAEYANLLVGDKLVKVRPENLKVGDIIIIKPGERVPVDGVIIEGTSNVDTSALTGESIPRYVKKGDEILSGMVNLNGLLKVRVTKELSESTITRILELVEKASARKAKTEKFITKFAHYYTPTVVAIATLIALVPPFAFGKPFAPWIYRALVVLVISCPCALVLSIPLGYFGGIGKAAKEGILVKGSNYLDALREATIVAFDKTGTLTKGVFKVTKVETRNGFTREDLIKFAALAEAHSNHPIARAIKEAYGKEVNGIEITEYEEIAGHGVRAKVNGTEVMVGNDRLLHRFNIEHDTCKVKGTIAHVVINGKYAGYIVISDEIKGDASLAVKELKKLGVKKVVMVTGDSREVAEEIAREIGLDEFYAELLPEDKVKVIEKLEKNGKVVFVGDGINDAPVLARSDVGVAMGALGSDAAIEAADVVIMDDKPSKLPKAIRIARKTQRIVWQNIALALGVKLAFISLGILGEATMWEAVFADVGVALIAVFNAMRILK
- a CDS encoding heavy metal translocating P-type ATPase, producing the protein MKNKDHEMKTHEGHHHEKPSHAEHHKMMMEDFKRRFIVSTILTIPILILSPLVQNFFRFNVSFPGDHYILFGLSAIVYFYGGKPFLKGMKEELQKKLPGMMTLIALAITVAFSYSVAVTFGLQGKTFYWELATLIDIMLLGHYIEMRSILGASRALEELIKLMPTEAHLITSKGIRNIPVSELKKGDIVLVKPGEKIPADGIIIEGETSVNEAMLTGESRPVYKKPGDIVIGGSINLEGSIKVRIEKTGKETYLMQVVELVKQAQETRSRTQDLANKAAFWLTIIAITAGSITLGLWLYFGKPFVFALERMVTVMVITCPHALGLAVPLVVSVSTSISAKKGILIRNREAFERAKDVQVVVFDKTGTLTEGKFEVTDIIPLNEISEEEILKYAATLESHSNHPIAQGIVEKAKEKKIKPYEVKKFKAIPGKGAQGIVNDKEVLIVSPGFLKEKGLWKENERVNKVLEQGKTVVFLIIDGKLVGALALADKIRPESREAIRKLHEMEIKAYMLTGDNAKVAKWVAEELGLDGYFAEVLPHQKSEKIKKLQESGFVVAMVGDGINDAPALIQADVGIAIGAGTDVAIESADIILVKNDPRDVITAIHLAKATYRKMVQNLAWATGYNTFAIPLAAGALYSYGILLSPAVGALLMSLSTVIVAINAKFLKV